AATTTAATTAGTATACCCGGGATTTTGTGTAAGATTGGGATTTGCAAGTAAGTCTGAATTAGGAATTGGCAAATTTATGTAATTATGATTCCAAACGCCTCCTTTTTTAGTTGCCTCTATAGTCATAATAGAATCGATTTTATTGCTTCGAATTAAATCAAACCATCTATGACCATTTTCTGTAAAAAGCTCCATTTGTCTTTCATGAATAATAGAATTTAACAAATCCACCTTATTAGACGCATTAGTATTAGAAAGCCCAGCTCTAAACCTTATTTCATTAATGTCACTTTGAGATCCTGCAATATTATTTAGCTGAGCTCTTGCCTCTGCTCTAATTAATAATATTTCACCTAGCCTAATCATCATAGGATACTCATTCATTAAACCATTATTTGATCTCCCAATTTTATATTTATGAGGATAATAGTATACTTTATCAGTTGTAACTATGCTATCCACCCAAAGATTCATTCTTAAATCTTCAGCGTCGAAACTACGAACAATGTTTTCGCTTAAATAAATCGGATAATCTATAACTGTACTTGGACCGGTATCCGGTAAAATAAAGTATTGTCCTTCACCAGTATTTGCCTGAATATTATGAACGGATTGCAACTGCCAAATAGCTTCTTTACTATTTTTCAAGAATACATCATTTATATCTACCAATTCAAATAAACTTTGTTCAATTATCTTGCTGGCTTCTGTTTCTGCCTGATTATACTTTTTTCTATACAAATAGACTCTAGCTAATAAGGCACAAGCAGCCCATTTTGTAGGTCTTATTCTTTCGTTAGAAGAGCTTAAAAGATCAACTCCTACAAATTGTTCACTTAATAGATTTTTTGCTTCCTCTAAATCAGATTCAATTTGATCATATATATCGGCAGATAAAGTTCTTTTTAAAACCGCATTTTTTAAAGGATCTGTACTTAAAATTAAAGGAACATCCCCGTAAAAATTAACTAGATAAAAATAAGCGTAAGCTCTAATAAATTTGGCTTCTCCTAATAACTGATTTTTAATTTTGGGGTTTAAGGACTTCGAACTATTTAATCCTTCAATTGCAGAATTTACAACAAAAATATTATTATAACATTCACTCCAATAGGTTGGAGCATTATTACTAAGGATAGAATTATTGTAACAAGATAATAAAAATATATTATTCTTATTAAAAAGGACGATTTCATCTCCTGTAAGACCAGTGATTAGGGGGATATTACCTAAATTACCATTTGAATTAAAATTCCAATTTTGATTACTAATTTTTGCATAAATTCCTGTTAATACAGATGTTGCAGTTGCATCATCATTATAAACATTCTCAGCATTTATGCTCGTATACGGTGCATTAACTTCAATCAATTTCTCGCATCCACTACACATTATTATAATTGAAGCAAAATAGATTAATAATAAACCCATAAACCGTGTATTTATATTTCGGAAACCGTTAAATTTTTGATAACAAAACATAGACCTAATTATTATTAATGAATAATTAAAGATTAACTTGTAAACCAAGTGTAACCATTCTAAGTGGAGGTAAAGATGAAGAACTTTTTGTTTCAGGATCTAGTCCAATATAATTAGTAATTGTCAATAAATTCTGTGCATGAGCGTATAATTTCAATCCCTGCAAATGGGATTTTACGCACCAAGAAGAAGGAGCCTCCCACGATAATGAGAGATTTTTCAATCTAATATAACTACCTCCAAAACCATATACAAAATTGCTACTTAATATAGAATAATAAGCATTAGAAACGTCGGAAGAATAACTAGAACTAAACTTCTGAATAGATGTGTTATCACCAGGCTTTCTCCATCTTGAAAGTACTGATGTTGGTTGATTTCCTTGTCCTCCACTAAAACTTCCAGGCCTATTTCCTTGAACATTGCTTGAACTATTTTGATTTACAAATTGAAATAAGATATCAAATTGAAATCGCTTAAATTTAAGGGTATTCTGAACACCTCCATAAAATTTGGGGGCAACTTTCATAATTGCAGATCTATCATCTAATAAACTAGGAGACGAAGTACTTCCTCCGTGACTATCTTTAAATTGATACAATCCTGTTTCATTATTAACACCTTCAAATTCAAATGCTCTAACGAGATTAATTGGCTGGCCAATGACATAGGTAGATGCATATGAAGTATTTGAAAGATTAGGAAATGATATTAGCTTATTTTTTGGGATAGTTACGTTGAGACTTGTGGACCAGTTAAATTCGTTAGAAATTACATTTTGAGTATTTAAACTTAACTCCCAACCTAAGTTCTGGATGGTAGCTGGGAAATTTTTAGTTACACCATTAAATCCTGTAATGCTTGGAAGTAAGTAAGTCACCAATTGATTTGAAGAACGATTTTCATAGTAATTACCGCTAAAATATATGCGATCCTTAAATAGTCCTAAATCAAGTCCAAATTGCATTTTCTTTGTTTCTTCCCATTGTAGATAAGGATTAGATAACCCGTTAGGAGCTAAACCAACGGTTCCTTGATAGGGAACTGGTACATTCAATCTTGAATACAAATTCAAAAATTGATAATCACCTATTTGATCATTTCCCGAAGTGCCATAACTCGCACGGAGTTTACCAAAAGAAATAACACTACTATAGTTGGCAATGAATTTCTCACCAGAAAACAGCCAAGCTCCTGCAACACTCCAAAAATTATTAAATAAATTCATCTCTCCAAATCGGCTACTACCATCTCTACGAACAGAGAAATTAAAAAGGTATCTGTCACTAAAATTATAATTAATTCTTCCAAACACTCCATTATACTTATAAATACTTGCAATAGTTGAACCACTAGAAAGACGTGGAGCAGAGCTAATATTTTCAATCTGCAAGTCTGAAGTATACCCATCTGCATATACAACCTGTTGTTGGCTGTTATTATTTTGTAGTGATCCTCCAGCTATTATCCCTATTGAATATTTATCAATTTTTAAATCATAATTTATTTGAGGTTCAATTATCCATGAATTAATAATTCCAGATCTAAATGTTGCCGATCCTGTCAAAAAAGATAGGTATTCTGGTGGAAAAAATTTTAATGGAGTGCTATTAAATTCATCAACTCTAAGGTTAGTATAACCAAAATTACTCTTAATAGTAAAATTCGGCTTAATTTGATAAATTAATAACAAGTTACTAATCAAATTATAAGTCTTTATATTTGACTTAGTGTATAAGTATGCAAGAGGGTTTGACCAAGTTGAATTACCATCTTTATCAGGTTGCCAGTTCAATGCCCCATCAGATGTATACAAAGGCGGTGCTATAGGTGATAAAGTTACCGCTAAATTGGTTAGGTCACTACTAGGAATATTATTATTGTCGACCATGTAGTTTCCTGATAATTGAGATCGAAAACGTTGATTATTTGTAGAATTATAAATATTAAAATGAAGAGATCCCTTTTGATTCAAATATTTTCCAGGAAAAATAGATGTTTCTGCGTGGTACCCAGCTCCTACAAGAATTTGAGTATTAGAATTTCCCCCGGAGATTGAAGCATGAGTATCTAAATATTTTGCAGTTCCTCCTAATAATACCTTCTGCCAATCGGTATATCTCGTTGTATCCCAATTTCCGTTTAAATCATAGTCATATGTAGATATCGAAGCATTATCATTATTTAATCCTTCATGCCTGATTTCAAGATATTGCTCTTTATTTAAAAGATTAAGCCGCCTTCCAACTTTCCCCCAACCATTTTGAAAATTTATATTAATTTTTGTTGCACCATTTTTCCCTTTCTTTGTAGTGATTAAAATTGCTCCTGATGCTGCACGAGAACCATAAATAGATGTTGCGTCAGCATCCTTTAAAACACTTATACTCTCAATATCTGAAGGGTTAATGAAACTCATTGGGTTTCCACTAAACAAAGTTCCTTGGAAGCTACCAGATTCTCCGAGAACATTATTTATACTTGGTAAAAGTTGTGATGTATAAGGCACTCCATCTATAACATATAAAGGAGAACTATTCATAGCTAAACTATTCTTCCCTCTTATTTCAACCTTAATACCAGTATTACTAATACCTGTACTCTGTTCAATTGTTATCCCCGGAACTGCTGCCTGCAAAGATAGGAGTGGATTGGTAACTGGTCTTTTTTCGATATCTTCAGATCTTATTACACTAATTCCCCCTCCGACTATTTTCCTGGTGGATGTAACCGAATAAGCTTCTACAATTGTTTCATCTAAAACAGGTATATAGTCTTTTAGAATAATTGAATTTTCCCACTTAAATCCACGTACCAAAATTTCTTGAGAGACGTACCCCACACTTGAAATAATAATAATGGAATTTTTCACTACTCCTTGCAAAATAAATCTGCCATCATCATCTGACCCAGTACCAATTCGTCTTCCTTTGATTAAAATAGTTGCTCCAGGAATAGGCTGACCCTTATCATTCATAACCCTTCCAGCTAAGGTAATTAGGGAATCAATAGGCTCTAATTGTTGATTTTCCTTGAAATTACTATTTTTAAAAATTACGATATTTTTGTTATGGCTGTAAGTAAAAACGCAACCAGTTCCGTTAATTACATATCTGACAATTGAATCTAACGAAACATTTGAAAAATTTATTGACATTATCCTATTGTCATCAAATTGAGCATTGCTATAAGTAAACATTATTCCTGTTCTTTGGGATATCATCTTCAATATCTCTCTTACTGATTTTTCATGTATGATAATCTTTGCGTCATTATCTCTTACAAAAGCCTGCGCTTTTATACCTAATCCAATAAGTGACACGATTAAACAAATAAATATTTTGCAGATTGTAACTGCTTTTAATTGTACTTTATCATTCATAAAAAAAAATTTAAGAAAGGGACATTATGATTATTGGTTGATATTGATTTAAGTAGAATTATTTCAATATTGCTTTAGGGTAGATAACATAACATTAAATGAAGGCTTATTAACAACTAATTCATAGCCATAAAACAACACTTAACCTTGAATTAACATTAACGATGAGACAAGTAATTGATATTTTATCTCATTTAATTAGAAATCTTGTTGCGTTGGAGGATAATTAATGTATAGAACATCCTTATTACTTCTTTTCTATATAAATAATTGGATTATTCTTAAATAATGAATGAAATTCTCCATTGTAAGTGGATAAAAATGAAAATTTATCTTTTTCTATTCGAAACTCAACAGTCTTGTACTAAACTTTGATATAAATAGCTTTGGAGTAATCAGAAACATCTTGTCGGGGTGCAAAGCTAAATAGAACCTCCATAGTATAGAGAATGAATTTTTTAAATAAATAATTATAAAATTTTAAATTAATCTGACAGCCCCATGAGTAGTAAATACTTGAGTCAACATGTTATAAAACATATCACATAGCAATAAGTATGTAAACATTCAACCGTATTCACATGAAGAAAAAACATGCTTTCTTTTCTTTTTTGGTATTTTTAAGCATTAGTGCTTTATCTCAACAAAAAGGAATAAAATTTGAACAGGATCTTTCACTGAATCAAATATTTGAAAAAGCAAAGGCAGAAAACAAATATGTTTTTATCGATTGCTATGCTTCTTGGTGCGGCCCTTGTAAAGCAATGGAAAGAGATATATATTCTTCCGAGGAAGTTGGTAGTCAAATGAACAAGAACTTTATATCCATAAAATTTCAGCTAGATAGTACATCAAATGACAATCCATCAATAAAGCAAAGTTATACAGATGCACATAACCTTCAATTTAAATACAATATATACGCATTTCCAACCTTGCTATTTTTCACGCCAAATGGTGAAATTATTCATAGGGGATTAGGGTACATGGATAAAAGTAAAATGATTAGTCTTGCTGAAGACGCAAGAAATCCAGATAAACAATATTATACCATATTAAATGATTATAAACTAGGAAAGCTTGACTACTCCGAATATCCTGAATTAGCCAAGGCGGCAAAACTATATGGAGACCAAGCAACTGAAAAAGACATAGTTGAAAATTATAACGAAGAATATCTTAATAAATTAACTATTGATAAACTATGTGCAAAAAAAAATATAAGATTTTGGATGGACCATTTTAACCTGTTTACTACATCTAATCGGTTATTCATCGTTTGCCTAAATCAACCAGAAAAATTAGAATATTATAGAAAAGACTTTGCAAAAGATGTCATCAAAATTGTAATCACAAAAGATATAGTTATTCCACTTTTATACAATGGTAATCAGCCAATCTCATTAAATCCTGACTGGTCTAATATCAGGACAATAATTGCGCAGAAATTTGGGAATCAGTCAGTAGAAGAAATAATAACAGATTCTCAAATAGATTTTTATAGAAAAATAGAAAATTGGGGGAAATATGTTTCACTATACGAAAAAAAATATAATGAACGACAATTAAAACCAGGAGGAGGGTTTGGGGGCGATGCTTTTAAATTGAATCAAGCTGCCTGGGATGTTTTTCTTTCTTGCAATGATAAAAAAATAATTCAACATGCGATTAACTGGATTAATCTAAGCATAAAAATTGGAGGAAACAATGATCCTAATTTATATGCATACTACGATACTAAAGCAAATTTATTATATAAGCTTGGGAAAATTAATGATGCTATTCAGCTTGAACAAATGGCAATAGACTCCCACTTTAGAAGTACAGGTAATAAAAGTACATATTATGAAGAAGTAATGGCTGTAATGAAAAAAGGAGAGCCAACGTGGGATGGTAGATTTTAATTATATTAAAACACTATTTTCCGGAAAAAATGTCAGGTTTAAAATAAAAAGAGGAAATTTTCTCCCAGTAGTTTATAATTTGGGGTTACCACGCTCAAAATATAAACTTGGATATAGATAAAAAAGGTAGTGTAAAATTCTTTGTGTAAGTATATTCTCAACTGTATCAAGTTAATACCACCAGCAGGTGGAGTGAAGTGAGGCGTAGCGGAGCCGAACGAAACGACACCTGCTGGGTACAGCGGCTGGATTTGGCCCCGATATTTTTTAACTTTGAATACAGTACCATGGACAAACAAAAACCACAATTCTCAAAAGAATTTTTCAAGCAGTTCAAAAGTAAACATTCGATCCGGAGCATCTTCCTGATTCCCTCAACAGATGTTACATTTGCATCAATAAGTTCTTTGATTATTCAGGATCAATTAAACAGCCGCCTTCCTTTCTTTGGCTGGTTCCCAGTTTGAAGGCAATAACTGTATCAGTTCAGCAGCTTTGCAGTCGTAAAGTCGATCATACACATCAGCTAAGTATTCGAATGGATCAATCCCGTTCAGCTTACAGGATTCGACCAGTGAGTAAAACAATGCAGCCCTTTCCCCGCCATGTTCATTGCTTGCAAAAAGGGAGTTCTTTCTAAATAAATTATGTAAAGCTTTACATAATTTATTTTATGTATAGCTGAAGATTATGTAAAGTACAGAGCAAAACCCATGTCAGAGATTTGTTCTGAACCAAAACACTTTACATAACCATATTTGTTGTTATAGTGACCGCAATGCAGCGATCATTAAAACAACCAGTTATGAGAAAAATTCGAACAACCTTCGATCAGCTCATTTTTGATGCAGGTGAAGTGTTAATTAACAAACTGTTGAGGACTAAGAGTACTGTTATTTGGTACAGCTATTACTGGCGACGAATGTATCGTCAGTTACTAACCCAAGGCATTAGTGAATTTACTTCTACTATTGGTAGACAATATCTAATTAATCAGTTTGGTGACTTCGATTATGCCTCCCTTTCCAAGCACGACAAGGACGTGGTAAAGATCATCAACGTACTCTGTGAATTTTACGATACTGGCACACTCGTGAGTTACAGGGAGCGGATCTTTCTGGACGGCCCGATTGGCGAACTTGTGAAGCAGTTTGTTGCGCACCTGATGTCTCTTCGGTTAAAACGATCTACGATTAATGAGCGGGAGCACTACTTAAGCCGATTTC
This Chitinophaga sancti DNA region includes the following protein-coding sequences:
- a CDS encoding RagB/SusD family nutrient uptake outer membrane protein; the encoded protein is MGLLLIYFASIIIMCSGCEKLIEVNAPYTSINAENVYNDDATATSVLTGIYAKISNQNWNFNSNGNLGNIPLITGLTGDEIVLFNKNNIFLLSCYNNSILSNNAPTYWSECYNNIFVVNSAIEGLNSSKSLNPKIKNQLLGEAKFIRAYAYFYLVNFYGDVPLILSTDPLKNAVLKRTLSADIYDQIESDLEEAKNLLSEQFVGVDLLSSSNERIRPTKWAACALLARVYLYRKKYNQAETEASKIIEQSLFELVDINDVFLKNSKEAIWQLQSVHNIQANTGEGQYFILPDTGPSTVIDYPIYLSENIVRSFDAEDLRMNLWVDSIVTTDKVYYYPHKYKIGRSNNGLMNEYPMMIRLGEILLIRAEARAQLNNIAGSQSDINEIRFRAGLSNTNASNKVDLLNSIIHERQMELFTENGHRWFDLIRSNKIDSIMTIEATKKGGVWNHNYINLPIPNSDLLANPNLTQNPGYTN
- a CDS encoding SusC/RagA family TonB-linked outer membrane protein, encoding MNDKVQLKAVTICKIFICLIVSLIGLGIKAQAFVRDNDAKIIIHEKSVREILKMISQRTGIMFTYSNAQFDDNRIMSINFSNVSLDSIVRYVINGTGCVFTYSHNKNIVIFKNSNFKENQQLEPIDSLITLAGRVMNDKGQPIPGATILIKGRRIGTGSDDDGRFILQGVVKNSIIIISSVGYVSQEILVRGFKWENSIILKDYIPVLDETIVEAYSVTSTRKIVGGGISVIRSEDIEKRPVTNPLLSLQAAVPGITIEQSTGISNTGIKVEIRGKNSLAMNSSPLYVIDGVPYTSQLLPSINNVLGESGSFQGTLFSGNPMSFINPSDIESISVLKDADATSIYGSRAASGAILITTKKGKNGATKININFQNGWGKVGRRLNLLNKEQYLEIRHEGLNNDNASISTYDYDLNGNWDTTRYTDWQKVLLGGTAKYLDTHASISGGNSNTQILVGAGYHAETSIFPGKYLNQKGSLHFNIYNSTNNQRFRSQLSGNYMVDNNNIPSSDLTNLAVTLSPIAPPLYTSDGALNWQPDKDGNSTWSNPLAYLYTKSNIKTYNLISNLLLIYQIKPNFTIKSNFGYTNLRVDEFNSTPLKFFPPEYLSFLTGSATFRSGIINSWIIEPQINYDLKIDKYSIGIIAGGSLQNNNSQQQVVYADGYTSDLQIENISSAPRLSSGSTIASIYKYNGVFGRINYNFSDRYLFNFSVRRDGSSRFGEMNLFNNFWSVAGAWLFSGEKFIANYSSVISFGKLRASYGTSGNDQIGDYQFLNLYSRLNVPVPYQGTVGLAPNGLSNPYLQWEETKKMQFGLDLGLFKDRIYFSGNYYENRSSNQLVTYLLPSITGFNGVTKNFPATIQNLGWELSLNTQNVISNEFNWSTSLNVTIPKNKLISFPNLSNTSYASTYVIGQPINLVRAFEFEGVNNETGLYQFKDSHGGSTSSPSLLDDRSAIMKVAPKFYGGVQNTLKFKRFQFDILFQFVNQNSSSNVQGNRPGSFSGGQGNQPTSVLSRWRKPGDNTSIQKFSSSYSSDVSNAYYSILSSNFVYGFGGSYIRLKNLSLSWEAPSSWCVKSHLQGLKLYAHAQNLLTITNYIGLDPETKSSSSLPPLRMVTLGLQVNL
- a CDS encoding thioredoxin family protein, whose product is MKKKHAFFSFLVFLSISALSQQKGIKFEQDLSLNQIFEKAKAENKYVFIDCYASWCGPCKAMERDIYSSEEVGSQMNKNFISIKFQLDSTSNDNPSIKQSYTDAHNLQFKYNIYAFPTLLFFTPNGEIIHRGLGYMDKSKMISLAEDARNPDKQYYTILNDYKLGKLDYSEYPELAKAAKLYGDQATEKDIVENYNEEYLNKLTIDKLCAKKNIRFWMDHFNLFTTSNRLFIVCLNQPEKLEYYRKDFAKDVIKIVITKDIVIPLLYNGNQPISLNPDWSNIRTIIAQKFGNQSVEEIITDSQIDFYRKIENWGKYVSLYEKKYNERQLKPGGGFGGDAFKLNQAAWDVFLSCNDKKIIQHAINWINLSIKIGGNNDPNLYAYYDTKANLLYKLGKINDAIQLEQMAIDSHFRSTGNKSTYYEEVMAVMKKGEPTWDGRF
- a CDS encoding transposase domain-containing protein, which encodes MFYSLVESCKLNGIDPFEYLADVYDRLYDCKAAELIQLLPSNWEPAKERKAAV